TCAACTGCACCTCGCTGTCGGCCCATTTGCAGGCGTTGTCCAGCAGGTTGCCCAGCAGTTCGAGCAGGTCTTCGCGGTCCCAGGGCAGGAGCAAACCGGGCGGCACCTGCTTGCTCAACTCCAGGCCTTCGCCATGGATCATGCCCAGGGTCGACAGCAGCCCGGGCAGCTCGGCATCGCAATCAAACTGCGCGCCCGGCAACGCATCGCCAGCCAGCCGCGCGCGATTGAGCTCACGGCTCAGGCGCTGCTGGATCTGCTCGAGCTGGTCGCGCAACTGGGCACGGACTTGCGGCAGGTCTTTGAGGCGTTCGCTGGAGGCCAGGCTGAGCAGCACCGCCAACGGTGTCTTCAGCGCATGCCCGAGGTTGCCCAGGGCATTGCGTGAACGACGCAGGCTGTCTTCGGTGTGGGCCAGCAAGTGGTTGATCTGTGCGACCAGGGGCTCAAGCTCGGTAGGCACCTGGGTATCGAGCTGCGAACGCTGGCCTTGCTGCAGTTGGGCGATCTGTTCGCGGGCGCGCTCCAGCGGCCGCAATGAGCGGGTCACGGTGATGCGTTGCAGTACCAGGATCAATAACAGTGCGACCAGGCCCAGCCCCAGGCCGATCTGCTGCATGCGCCTGAAGCCATCGCGCACCGGGGTATAGTCCTGGGCGACGCTGATGGAAATCGCCTGGCCCAGGCGCCGGTAATCGGCCCGCAGCACCAGCAGTTGCTGGCCTTCCGGCCCCAGCTCCAGGCCGGCGTGCAGCCCCGGGGTTTGCGGCGCCGGCATGTCCATGTCCCACAACGAACGCGAGCGCCAGTTGCCGCCGTCAAAATCGATGCGAAAGTAATAGCCGGAAAACGGCCGCTTATAGGCCGAGGAAATCCGCCGTTCATCCAGTTCAAGGCCGGTCTGGCCGCGTACCAGGGCCACCAGCAGGTTTTCGCTCTCCTTGCGCAGACCGGTCTCCAGGTAGCGCTGCAGGCCAGCCTCGAACAGCCACAGGCTGATCTGCGCCAGGGCCAGCCCGACCAGCACCAATACCGCAATCAGGCCAAGGCTCAGGCGTGCCTGAATCGACTTCACTCGCAGCTCCCGGCATAGCGATAACCCTGGCCACGGCGGGTTTCGATCACGCTACGGCCGAGCTTGCGGCGCAGGTGATTGACGTGCACTTCGAGAACGTTGGAATCGCGCTCGGTCTCACCGTCGTAGAGGTGTTCGGCGAGGTGGCTTTTCGACAGGATCTGTTGCGGGTGCAACATGAAGTAGCGCAACAGGCGAAACTCGGCAGCGGTGAGCTGGATGTCGACGCCGGCGCGGGTGACGCACTGGCGGCCTTCGTCCAGCTGCAGGCCGGCGGCTTCAAGGGTCGGCTGGTTGGCCAGGCCGCGGGCACGGCGTAGCAGCGACTGGATGCGCAGCTGCAGCTCTTCTGGATGAAACGGCTTGCTCAGGTAATCATCGGCACCGGCCTTGAGCCCCTCGATACGCTCGGCCCACGAGCCGCGCGCGGTGAGGATCAGCACCGGTGTCACCAGCCCCGATGCCCGCCACTGGGCCAGCACCTCAAGCCCCGGCAAGCCAGGCAAGCCGAGGTCGAGAATAATCAGGTCATAGGGTTCGCTGCTGCCCTG
This portion of the Pseudomonas sp. SORT22 genome encodes:
- a CDS encoding sensor histidine kinase, producing the protein MKSIQARLSLGLIAVLVLVGLALAQISLWLFEAGLQRYLETGLRKESENLLVALVRGQTGLELDERRISSAYKRPFSGYYFRIDFDGGNWRSRSLWDMDMPAPQTPGLHAGLELGPEGQQLLVLRADYRRLGQAISISVAQDYTPVRDGFRRMQQIGLGLGLVALLLILVLQRITVTRSLRPLERAREQIAQLQQGQRSQLDTQVPTELEPLVAQINHLLAHTEDSLRRSRNALGNLGHALKTPLAVLLSLASSERLKDLPQVRAQLRDQLEQIQQRLSRELNRARLAGDALPGAQFDCDAELPGLLSTLGMIHGEGLELSKQVPPGLLLPWDREDLLELLGNLLDNACKWADSEVQLSIEEQPQRYCLWIDDDGPGIPQTAREQVLERGTRLDEQVDGHGLGLGIVRDIVEAWGGQMRLLESPLGGLRVSIELPRRVR
- a CDS encoding response regulator transcription factor — translated: MRLLLVEDNVPLADELTQSLQRQGYALDWLADGRDAVYQGSSEPYDLIILDLGLPGLPGLEVLAQWRASGLVTPVLILTARGSWAERIEGLKAGADDYLSKPFHPEELQLRIQSLLRRARGLANQPTLEAAGLQLDEGRQCVTRAGVDIQLTAAEFRLLRYFMLHPQQILSKSHLAEHLYDGETERDSNVLEVHVNHLRRKLGRSVIETRRGQGYRYAGSCE